The segment GATGATCAAATCGACCTTCGCCCCACAGTCCAGCCGCGAGGCAATTCGCAAACCGCAACAGCGCGAAAATGCCGGAGTGCTGATTTCGGGTCAGCTGCGACTGACGATCAACGACCGGGCCTTTGATCTGCACCCGGGCGACAGCTTTCATTTCGAGGATCCGCAATATTCCTGGGAAAACCTTTCGGACGCGCCGGCGGTGGTGATCTGGGTGATCTCTCCGCCTGTCTACTGAGCAGAAACTGCACCGTATTGCGGCAGCATTTCGGTGCGACACACGAATTTGCACTGGAAACAGGCATTTCACCCTTTGCCCGGATGGCAGTCTGCGTTACCTCTGAACGCGAAAAATCAGCAGGACAGATCATGGACTTTATCGCACGGGCAACCGCAATCGTGGGCGGCGCAATGGTGTTGCTAAGACGGATGAGCGCACCAGCACCACAGGCCGTCGGCCTGACCCCGGACATTCCTGAGGCGCGCAAGCAGGGGATTATGACGCTCAAGATGCCGACGGCCAAGGGATGGGAGCCGGGCCATACCCCCACCGCCGCACCGGGATTAAAGGTCAACGCCTTTGCATCAAATCTGGCACATCCGCGCTGGATCGAGGTGCTGCCAAACGGCGATGTCCTGGTGGCCGAGGCGCTGCAACAGGAAAGCAAGCCCAAGACCCTGATGGGCCACGCCATGCAGGCCACGATGAAACGCGCCAAGGCCGTCGGTCAAAGCGCCAACCGCATTTCGCTGTGGCGTGACAGTGACGGCGATGGTGTGGCCGAAACCCGCGAAGTGTTCCTTGAAGGGCAGAACCAGCCCTTTGGCATGGCGCTGGTGGATGGAACGTTCTACGTCGGCAACACTGACGGTATCGTCGCATTCGACTACGAAGATGGCGCCACCCATGTGACCGGCCCCGGCAAACGGCTTGTCGAGTTCAAGCCGGGCGGCCACTGGACCCGCAGCCTGATCGTCTCGCCCGACCGAACCAAGATCTATGCCGGCGTCGGGTCGCTGAGTAATATCGCGGACGAGGGCATGGAGGCCGAAGAGGGACGCGCCGCAATCTGGGAACTGGATCTGGCAACCGGAAACGCCCGCATCTTTGCGTCAGGACTGCGCAATGCGGTCGGCACAGCGTGGGAGCCGGTGACAGGCAAGCTGTGGACCGCAGTGAACGAACGTGACGGGCTGGGTGACGAAACACCGCCGGATTATCTGACCTCGGTGCAGGACGGCGGGTTTTATGGCTGGCCCTATTGCTATTGGGGCAAAACCGTCGATGACCGCGTGCCGCAGGATGCCGCGATGGTCGCGCGCGCGATCACGCCGGATTATGCATTGGGCGGGCACACCGCATCGCTGGGCCTGTGCTGGATGCCTGCGGGCACCCTGCCCGGCTTTGGCGACGGTATGGTGATCGGCCAGCATGGATCGTGGAACCGCTCGATCCTCAGCGGATATCGAATGATCTTTGTCCCGTTTGAAAATGGCCGCCCGGCGGGTCCACCCCGCGACATCCTGTGGGGATTCCTGTCCGAGGATGAAAAAACCTCTTACGGCCGCCCCGTTGGTGTCGCGATCGGCCCGGATGGCACATCACTGCTGATGGCGGATGATGTGGGCGACGTGATCTGGCGCGTCACTGGCGCGTAAGCGCGGTCAGTCGACATAGGCGCGCGCGGTCTGGCACAGATCCTCGACCGCGCGAGCCGACCCGATGGCATTGGCCATCAGCAACACAAGCCGGACATTCAAGGCATGGCTTTGCGCCTCGCTCAGGCCGTCATGTGCGGCCATGATCACCGCATAGGCATCATCCGTGGCATCACCCAGTTGGCTGTCGTAGATTTGTTTCGCCATCACGTAACCTCGGTTGTTGTTGGGTGGCCAAGCGCCCGTAACATGGCCTTATGGACTGATTCAGCGTCCGGACGCGCGAAACAGGCTGCCACATAGCCGTCAGGGCGTATCAGATAGGCGATATCGCGACCGTAGCGTTCCATCGCAAAGCCATCGCGATCCGGGTAACAGGGATAATCGGCGGCTCGCTGCCCGACACCGATCCGTGCAAGTCCCGCCACATCCGGCAGCACCACATCCCCGAACCCGACCAGACAAAGCCCCAGCGGCAATACCGACACCAACCAGTCCATCCCCACCGGCGCGTCGATCAGCGTGGTTCCGGGCGCCACGGTCCCGCCGCCGAGCGTCTGCGGGCCGAACCCACTCAGATGGCAAGGCTGCGACAGGCGGCCCGAATTGATCATCCGTCGCGCGAACGGTTGATCCTGCGCCAAACGCAGGGTCTCGGCGCGAAACAGCGCCTCTATCGGAGATTTCGGCGTCATGAAATTGGTGGCACGGGTGGAATAGCGTATGTTTTCGTCTGCGGCGTGGCCACGTTCCACATCATAGCTGTCGATCAAACCATGCGGAGCAGCGCCGGACACAACAGCCGCCAATTTCCACCCCAGATTATCGATATCCTGAATACCGCCATTGCCGCCACGCGCCCCGAACGGCGACACCACATGCGCGGAATCACCAGCAAAGATCACCCGACCATGGACAAACCGATCCAGCCGCATGCAGCGGAACCGATAGAGGCTGATCCAGTCTAGACGAAGGGGTTTGCCGCCAGTGATGGCTCTGATCCGCGACATCACTCTGTCTTCATTCATATCCGAGGCCGGATCGCTACCAGGGTCGAGTTGCAGATCGATACGGTAAATATTGTCGGGCTGTTGATGCAGCAGGGCGGATTTTCCGGGGTGAAACACCGGATCGAACCAGAACCAGCGTTCGGGTGGTCCGTCGCCAAAGGGGTTTCCCGCCATCTCGATGTCCGCGATGAGGAACTGTTCTTCGAAAGTCTGCCCCTCGAACGGCAGGCCCATGCGTTTGCGGGTGGGAGACCCCGCGCCATCGCAGGCCACAAGCCATGTGGCGATCAGGTCATAGCGCCCCTCTGGCGTGTCTACCGTTATGCGCACACCATCACCCTCAGCCGCGTGGTCCACCACCTCAGACAAAAACCGCAGGTCGATCAGGTCGGGAAAGTCGCGGGCGCGGTCGATCAGGAACTCTTCGACGTAGTATTGCTGGAGGTTGATGAATGCAGGGTATTTGTGCCCGGCCTCGGGCAGCAGATCAAAGGCATAGACCTCCCTATCCCCATGAAAGAGCCGACCCGTCTGCCACGTGACCCCCTTGGCCAGCATCCGTTCGCCAATCCCCAGACGGTCAAAGATTTCGAGCGTCCGTTTGGCCCAGCAGATCGCCCGACTCCCGATCGAAACGACATCGTTATCGTCCAGCACAACCGAGGCCACACCGCGCTGCGCAAGATCAATCGCCAGCGCCAGCCCAACCGGCCCCGCCCCGACAATGGCAACAGGCGTATGACCTGTGCCACCGTTCAGGTCCGGCGGGCGGACAAACGGCTGTCGCAGGGGGGCATAGGCGGGCATGTTGGCGTCCTCCTTTGTCGCAGGTGGCGTCAGCCCTGCAAGTCGGCCCACATTTCCTTGTCCCGTTCAGCCGTCCAGACGCGGGGGGTGTCGATGCCGCGCGCTTCGTCATAGGCACGGGCGACGTTGAACGGCAGACAATGTTCATAGATCGCGTAATCAGCGAATTTGGGGTCGCATTCGGCGCGGCAAGCATCCCACGCCTCTTTCAGGCTACCGCCCCGTGCGACCACGCGGGCGACAGGTTTGTAGGTCGACAGAACAAAATCCCGCGTCGCACTGATTGCTTTGGTCACCATCTCGGGGCCGACCAGCGCATCGCCGCGGCCCGGTGCGATGCTATGGGGTTCGAACGCGGCGATGTTGTCCAGCGTGTCGGACCAATCCGAAAAATGCCCGTCGCCGCAGTAGCAAGCCGAGTGGTATTCAACGATATCACCGCTGAACATCACGTCCTGATCCGGCACCCAGACCACGGCATCCCCTGCCGTATGTGCCCGACCAAGGTGCATGATATCGACACGGCGCTTGCCCAGATAGACTGTCATTGAATCGGAAAACGTCGTGGTGGGCCAGGTCAGGCCGGGGATTTCTTCGTGGCCCTGAAAAAGCCGGGGAAAGCGGCCGAATTCGCTGTCCCAATCCTCTTGGCCGCGTTCAGCGACCATGGCACGGGCGGTGTCGGACATGATGATTTCGGGCGTACCATAGGCGCTCGCCCCCAGTACCCGGACGGCATGGTAATGAGTCAGGACAAGATGACTGATGGGTTTGTCCGTGACCTCGCGCACCTTTTCAATGACCATACGGGCCAGGCGCGGGGTGGCTTGCGCCTCGACGATCATCACAGATTCATCCCCGATGATCACCCCGGTGTTGGGATCACCTTCGGCGGTAAAGGCATAGAGGCCATCGCCAATTTCGGTAAAGGATATGGTCTTTTCGTCTAGGTCGTTCTGGCTCGCAAATCCGCTCATGTCTTGTCCTTGATATGTCTGACTGTCTGGCTGATAGCTCCAAAGATCGAGGCGCCGTTGTCATCCTCCATCCAGATTTTAACGTGGTCTCCGGGGCGCAGAAATGGTGTTGTTGGCGCCCCCGTCAGGATCGTCTCGATCATGCGCTGTTCGGCAATGCAGGCGTAGCCCGCGCCGCCCTGTGCGACGGGTTTTCCCGGACCACCGTCCAGTTTGTTCGACACGGTGCCGGACCCGACGATGGTGCCGGGGGCAAGGTTCCGGGTTCGGGCGGCATGGGCAATGAGTGTCGGGAAATCAAAGGTCATGTCGGTGCCCGCATCGACCCGGCCAAAGGGTTCGCCGTTCAGGTCTATACGCAGAACGCCGTGCAACTTGGCCCCATCCCATCCCGGCAGCGCGTCGGGCGTCACCGCGACAGGCGAAAAGCTGCACGCCGGTTTCGACTGCACGAATCCGAACCCCTTGGCCAATTCGCCGGGGATCAGGTTGCGCAGTGACACATCGTTGCACAGCATAACAAAGCGGATCGCCTCGGCGGCCTGTTCGCGGCTTGCGCCCATGGGAACAAAGCCGGTGATCACCGCAATCTCGCCCTCAAAATCGATGCCCCAGTCGGGATCGCCGACAATGTCGTCGGTCGGGGCCAGAAAACTGTCCGACCCACCCTGATACATCAGCGGGTCGTGCCAAAAGCTGTCGGGCATCTGCGCGCCACGTGCCTGGCGGACCAGTTCGACATGGTTCACATAGGCCGACCCATCGAGGAACTGGTACGCGCGTGGTAGGGGGCTGTGAACTCCGGAATCGGGGAATGACAGGGAATGATTGCGCGTCACATTGCCGAACCCCTTGTCCAGCCACTCTTGCAAACTCTGCGCGGCCATCCCTTCTATCCCGGTCAGATCGTCAGAAACAACGACAAGCTGACCATCGGGGGTGCCGGTATTGGACACCCGATCCACTGGTATTCTAAGCGTCGCAATCTTCATTTTCCCTCCGGCGTGCCGTCAAACTTTTTTTCCAGCGAGGTCCAGCAATCAATGTAATCGTCCTGCAACGGTGCCTCTTTAGCAGCGAATCTGGTCAGGTGCTGGGGAAACCGTGTCTCGAACATAAAGGACATGGTATTGTCCAGCTTGTGCGGCTTCAGATCGGCGGCACTGGCAGCTTCAAACGCTTCTCGGTCAGGGCCATGCGGTAGCATCATATTGTGCAGTGACATCCCACCGGGGGCAAAGCCGTTGGGTTTGGCATCATACTGGCCGTAGATGTTGCCCATCAGTTCGGACATGACGTTCTTGTGGTACCACGGCGGGCGAAAGGTATCCTCGGCGACGCCCCAGCGTTCGCGAAACAGCACAAAGTCGATGTTGGCGGTGCCTTCGACGCCAGAGGGCGCGGTCAGCACGGTAAAGATCGACGGATCGGGATGATCAAACAGCACCGCGCCGACCGGGCAATAGGTGCTCAGGTCGTATTTGACCGGCGCGTAATTGCCATGCCAGGCCACCACATCCAGGGGGCTTTGGCCGATCCGCGTCTCGTGAAATTGGCCCTGCCATTTGATGGTGACGGTTGAGGGTGTCTCGCGATCCTCGAACGCTGCCACGGGCGTCTTGAAGTCCCGGCGATTGGCCATGCAGTTTGCGCCGATCGGGCCACGCCCCGGCAGGTCGAACTTTTGCCCGTAATTTTCGCAGACAAAACCGCGCGCAGGCCCATCCAGCAGTTCAACCCGGTAGACAAGCCCGCGCGGCAGGATCGCGATCTCTTGCGGGGCAAGGTCGATAACCCCCAGTTCGGTGCAGAACCGTAACCTGCCCTCTTGCGGCACCACCAGCATTTCGCTGTCGGCCGAATAGAAATAGGCATCCTCCATTGACCGGGTGACAAGATAGATGTGACTGGCCATGCCGGTCTGCGTGTAGACATCCCCCGCCGTTGTCATCGTCCGCATCCCGGTGATCCAGGTCAAAGCAGCATCGGAATGCGGCACCGGATCCCAGCGATATTGCCCGAGCGAGGTCACGTCAGGATCGACATGTGGCGCGGATTTCCAATACGGCATGTCAATCCTGGCAAAGCGCCCAGTGTGTTTGACCGAGGGACGGATGCGGTAACACCACGTGCGTTCGTTCTGATGGCTGGGCGCGGTAAAGGCAGTACCGCTAAGCTGTTCACCATATAGGCCGTAGGCACAGCGTTGCGGGCTGTTTCGTCCCTGCGGCAGCGCGCCCGGCAGCGCCTCGGTTTCGAAATCATTGCCAAAACCGGGCATGTAGCCCGACTGCAACAGGGGCCCGTCGGCAGACTGGTTCAGGCCGGAAATCTTGGTCGGATCGGTCATGGCGGCTCCCCCTCTGGATCGTCTACCTGCGTGCTATTGGTTGATTTTGTAACTAACAACATCAAAAATGCAGTGCCGGGGGGCGTCTGCGCCGGCATCGCCGACAGGTCGGATCAGGCCTTGCGCGCCCGACCCGCGCTGCGCCGCTTATCCGCGCTCTGCGCCTTTCCCGGCATCCAGCCCAACGTCGCATCGGTCGGGCCACCGGGTTTATATTCCGCGCCCAGAGGGCGGTCATAGCCAAGCTCGTCCAGCAGCGCAAAAATATGAGGGTAATGCACCTCACCATGATCCGGCGCGGCCCGGTCGGGAACCGACGCAAACTGGACATGGCCGATGACGCGCATAAGATCCCGCAGGCGATGGCTCAGATCCCCTTCCATCAACTGCACATGATAGCAGTCGAACATCAGCGCCAGATTGGTAGCCCCAACTTCAACAATCAGGTCCAGCGCCTGATCGGTTGTGCGCAGGAAATATCCCGGTGCGTCATAACGGTTCAGCGGTTCTATCAGGATAGTGATGCCATGCGGCGCGGCGGCGTCGCAGGCATAGCGCAGGTTGGTGACAAAGGTGTTGTGGGCGTCCGCCCCCTCGGCAAAACCGGCCATGACGTGAACGCTGGCAGTGTCAGTCGCGACAGCATACGCGATGGCTTCGTCGATGGCGGCACGGGCTTCGTCGACGCGGTCCGGCAGTGCCGACAGGCCATTGTCACCTGCCCCGGTATCGCCGCGCCGTGTGTTCAGCCCCAGCATCGGCAGACCGGTTTCATGCAGCACGGCGGCAAGCGTCAGGGCCGACACGTCATAAGGCCAGTGGCATTCGACAGCGTCAAAACCAGCAGCCTTGGCCGCGCGGATGGCGGCGGGCAGAGACAATTCAGTCCACAGAAAGCCAAGATTGGCGGAAAATGTCGCCATGGTGGCGTCCCCTCCTCAGGATGTCGCGTTGGCGGTATGGCGGCACACTGCGCAGGCCAGTGCGCCGGGTCAAGCAGTCTGTCCCAGGTTCTGCAACGACAACGAAATTCGGCACACCGGAGGCAAAGCCCCGCCTCCATCAGAGGACCGCCCCGCCGCCCAAAGCTTTGCCAATCGCCCTAAAAGCAGGCAATCATCCCAGTCCGACGCCCACCCCGCAGGCGCATTCTGTAACCACGCCACCACCTGGCGCAGGGTCACTTTACATTCTCCCGAAATGCATCGCGGGTAGCGGCATGACCGCACCACTCTCCATCGTCATCATCGAACAAGAGCCCGAACGGGCCCAGATGATCATCGACACCATGCGTCAGGTTGATGACTACACGCTTCACGTCATTTCGGACTTTCGTGCCCTGCGGCAAAAGATTGCCGCGTTTAATCCCGACGTGGTGCTGGTCGACATTTCCAGCCCAAGCCGCGATATCCTTGAAGAACTGACCCTGGCATCAAGCCCGCTGGAACGTCCTGTGGCCATGTTCGTCGACCAGTCCGATAGTTCATTGACGCGGCAGGCGGTCGAGGCGGGCGTATCGGCCTATGTGGTGGACGGGCTGCGGTCCGGCCGGATCCGCCCGGTGCTGGATGCGGCGATTGCGCGGTTCCATATGTTCCAGCGGATGCGCACCGAATTGGAAGCCACCAAACAGGCGCTGGAAGAGCGCAAGATCATCGACCGTGCCAAGGGCATTCTGATGCGCAGCCGCAATATCGGCGAGGACGATGCCTATGCCCTGCTGCGCAAGACCGCCATGGACAAGGGGCGGCGGTTGTCCGAAGTGGCGGAATCTCTGGTGACGGCGGCAGAGCTGCTGTCATGAGCACAATCGAGATCAACGCAGGCTTCATTCCCCTTGTGGACGCCGCACCTCTGATTATCGCGCGCGAGATGGGATTTGCCGAGGAAGAGGGCCTGTCGCTGATCCTGCACTCAGCTCCAAGCTGGTCGACCCTGCGCGACCGGCTGGTGGTGGGACAAATCCAAGCTGCACATATGCTGGCGCCAGTGCCCGTGGCCATGGCGTTGGGGCTGGGCGGCATCGCTGACCGGATCGACGTGCTTCAGGTAACATCGGTCAACGGCTCGGTGGTGGGGGTATCGACCGCGGTCGCCCAAGAGCTGCGCGCCAAAGCCAATATGCCGGGATTCTTGGATGCCCGCGCGGCGGGTCAGGCGCTGATCTCGCTTGGTCGGCCATTGCGCATCGGCGTGCCATTTCCGTTCTCGATGCACGCGGAGCTGCTCTATTACTGGCTGGGCGCTTTGGGGCTATCAGTCCCACAATCGCTGGACGTGCGCACGGTTCCGCCCCAGTTGATGGCCGACGCCATATCCGCGGATGAGATTGACGCCTTTTGCGTCGGTGAGCCGTGGGGCTCGATCGCGGTTGAGAACGGCGTGGGCGAACTGCTGCTGCCAACCTGCACTATCCGGTCATCCGCACCCGAAAAGGTGCTGGCCATGCGCCACGACTACGCACAGACACAACCGGACGAGACCGGACGCCTGATGCGTGCAGTCTGGCGCGCCTGCCGCTGGCTGGCCCAACCCGCGAACCGCATCACCACCGCCGAAATCCTGCAACGCCCCGCCTATCTGGGTGTGCCGAGCGAAATCATCGACCGCGCGCTGAGCGGTCAACTGGTCACCACCAGCAATGGCCATGAACAACGCGTCGACGGGTTTCTGGAATTCTTTGCCGGTGCCGCCACATTTCCGTGGAAGTCGCAGGGCGCGTGGATTGCCGCGCAACTGGCTGCCCGTGTCGGGCTGGACCGTGATACCGCAATGACTGCGGCCAAGGCGATTTTCCGAACCGACCTTTACCGCGATCACCTTGCCTCGACCACGGCCGAAATGCCGGGTGCAAGCGAGAAACTCGAAGGCGCGCTGAGCGTGCCAACCGCCGTTGCCTCAGAATCAGGTCAGCTGACGCTGGCCCCGGATCGGTTCTTTGACGGGCGCATTTTTGACCCTTCCGCAAAAAACTGACTGCAAAACAGGCATCGCCTGACAAACAATGCTGCAGAGCAGCATGAATTTTTAGCAGAAACGTCTTTTCCTTTGATTGAATGAATGTGTCGAGCGATGAAGGTTGCAGGGAACGCAATGGCGCGTCTCCTACCGAATTTCCCCAGATGGGTCTCTGAGCAACGCCGCTCGACTTCCGCGATGATACGCGGACAGTCAGCGGCGTTTTTTTGTGTTTTTTGCCCAGTTTCGGGCGCCAAAAAGGACGGACGAATGAAGAACCTCTATGCTGCCATCGCCTCGACCACAATGCTGGTAAGCCCGGCCATGGCCCAGATGCTGGACTTGGAAAAAGACGAGCTGACGTTCGGCTTTATCAAGCTGACGGACATGGCGCCGCTCGCCGTGGCGTACGAACAGGGCTTTTTCCTCGATGAGGGGCTATTTGTGACGCTTGAGGCACAGGCCAACTGGAAGGTGCTGCTGGATGGCGTGATCGACGGCACATTGGACGGCGCGCACATGCTGGCGGGTCAGCCGCTGGCCGCCACCATCGGGTACGGGACCGAGGCGCATATCATCACCCCCTTTTCGATGGACCTGAACGGCAACGGCATCACTGTGTCGAACGAGGTCTGGGAGATGATGAAACCCAACATCCCGACAATGGACGATGGTCGCCCGCAGCACCCGATTTCCGCCGCGGCCCTGGTGCCGGTGATTGACCAGTTCCGGTCCGAGGGCAAGCCGTTCAACATGGGCATGGTGTTCCCGGTATCGACCCACAATTACGAATTGCGCTACTGGCTGGCCGCGGGCGGGATCAATCCCGGCCTCTATTCCCCCGAAAACGTCACCGGCCAGATCGGTGGCGATGTTTACCTGTCCGTCACACCACCGCCGCAGATGCCATCGACGATGGAAGCGGGCACAATCAACGGCTATTGCGTTGGTGAGCCGTGGAACCAGCAGGCGGTGTTCAAGGGCATCGGCGTGCCGGTGATCACCGACTATGAGTTGTGGAAGAACAACCCTGAAAAGGTGTTCGGCATCAACGCGAGTTTTGCGCAGGATTATCCCAATACCACACTGGCCGTGACCAAGGCGCTGATCCGCGCCGCGATGTGGCTGGACGAAAACGACAACGCCAACCGCGAAGAGGCGGTCGAGATCCTGTCGCGCTCAGAATATGTCGGTGCGGATGCCGAGGTGATCGCCAATTCGATGACCGGAACGTTTGAATATGAAAAGGGCGATGTGCGCGACGTCCCGGATTTCAACGTGTTCTTCCGCTACAACGCGACCTACCCGTTCTATTCTGACGCGGTCTGGTATCTGACGCAGATGCGCCGCTGGGGCCAGATCGCCGAGGCGCAGACCGACGCCTGGTACGATGAGACCGCGCGCAGCGTCTATCGCCCCGACATCTACCTTGAGGCCGCGCGCCTGCTGGTGGACGAAGATCTGGCCGCCGAGGCGGATTTCCCTTGGGACAGCGATGGCTACAAGGCACCGACCCCTGCGTCCGATATCATCGACGGTATCGCCTATGACGGCAAAACCCCCAACGCCTATCTGGAGAGCCTGCCGATCGGCCTGAAGGGTGCCCAGATCGTCGTCGGTGACGAGGTCCAGGGCTGATGCGCAACGCCCCGGCACCTTCGTTTGAATGGTGCCGGGGCAGTGTCTGTCCCGATCCAGCTAATTTCCATTCGCAAGACCGAACCGCATCACTCTCCGAGGACACCCTGTCATGACAACCATCGACCCTGACTTCGCAGACCGGGAAGCCCGCCGCGCCCGGCTATTCACCCGCATCAACAAGGCAGATCCTTGGTTTCAGGTGCTGGGACTGAGCTGGATGACTCCGGTTCTAAAGGCCGCCGCCGGTGACAATCCCCGCGCACAGGCCAAGGATATCTGGCGTCTGCTGGGTGTGCCGATGTTGGCCATCGCAATATTCCTGGTCGCCTGGGCCACGCTCGCACCGACCGTGCAGACATCGCTGGGCGCGATTCCCGGCCCCGGTGCGGTCTGGACCGAAGCGGTAAAGCTGCACGAGGACGCACAGGCCAAGGGGGTCCGGGAGGCAAAGTTCTATGCGCAGATCGACAAGCGCAACGAAAAGATGATCGCCGCCGGTCGGCCCGAGGATGTAAAGGATATCGCCTATACCGGCGCGCCCAGCTACTACGACCAGATCTGGACTTCGATCAAGACCGTGTTCTTTGGCTTTCTGATCGCCAGCGCCATTGCCATTCCGCTAGGCATCATGGCTGGCCTGTCGGCCACTGCGAACGCCGCGCTGAACCCGCTGATCCAGATCTTCAAGCCCGTCAGTCCGCTGGCCTGGCTACCGATTGTGACAATGATCGTCTCGGCGGCTTATGCCACCAATGACGGCATGTTCTCGAAATCCTTCCTCGTGTCCGCCATCACCGTCACGCTCTGCTCGCTCTGGCCGACGCTGATCAACACGTCACTTGGCGTGGCAAGCATCGACAAGGATCTGGTGAACGTCTCCAAGGTGCTGAAAATGAACACCTGGACCAAGATCACCAAGCTGGTGCTGCCCTCGGCGCTGCCACTGATCTTTACCGGGCTGCGCCTGTCCCTTGGTGTGGGCTGGATGGTGCTGATTGCCGCCGAAATGCTGGCGCAGAACCCCGGCCTTGGCAAATTTGTCTGGGATGAATTCCAGAACGGATCGTCGCAATCACTGGCCAAGATCATGGTCGCCGTCTTCACCATCGGGATCATCGGCTTTGCGCTGGACCGGGTGATGTTCGCGCTGCAATCCGCCTTTACCTTTTCGGCAAACAGGTGAGCGACATGGATATTCTCAGCTTTCAGAACGTCTCCAAGGGCTATGGCGAAGGGTTGAACCGCGCCGAAGTGCTTCGCAACATCAACCTCAACGTCCGCGACGGCGAATTCCTTGCCATCCTTGGCTTCTCGGGGTCAGGCAAATCCACCATCATGAACCTGATGGCGGGTCTCGACACCCCGGACAAGGGGTCTGTCATGTTCAAGGGTGCGCCGGTGACCGAACCGGGGCCGGAACGCGGCCTGGTGTTTCAGAACTACAGTCTGATGCCATGGCTCACCGTGCGCGGCAACGTGATGCTGGCGGTGGATTCGGTGTTCCCGCAGATGCCCAAGGCCGAAAAGCTGGCCAAGGCAGATCACTACATCGCCATGGTTGGCCTCAGCCATGCGGCACTGCGTCGCCCGTCCGAACTCTCTGGCGGCATGCGGCAGCGGGTGTCGGTGGCGCGTGCGCTGGCAATGTCGCCTGAAATGCTGCTGCTGGACGAGCCGCTGTCGGCGCTGGACGCCCTGTCCCGGGCCAATCTGGCGGACGAGATTCTGGACATCTGGGAAACCGACAAAAAGACTGTTGTGCTGATCACCAACGACGTAGACGAGGCCATCATCATGGCCGACCGGATCATCCCGCTGAA is part of the Puniceibacterium sp. IMCC21224 genome and harbors:
- a CDS encoding FAD-dependent monooxygenase, which encodes MPAYAPLRQPFVRPPDLNGGTGHTPVAIVGAGPVGLALAIDLAQRGVASVVLDDNDVVSIGSRAICWAKRTLEIFDRLGIGERMLAKGVTWQTGRLFHGDREVYAFDLLPEAGHKYPAFINLQQYYVEEFLIDRARDFPDLIDLRFLSEVVDHAAEGDGVRITVDTPEGRYDLIATWLVACDGAGSPTRKRMGLPFEGQTFEEQFLIADIEMAGNPFGDGPPERWFWFDPVFHPGKSALLHQQPDNIYRIDLQLDPGSDPASDMNEDRVMSRIRAITGGKPLRLDWISLYRFRCMRLDRFVHGRVIFAGDSAHVVSPFGARGGNGGIQDIDNLGWKLAAVVSGAAPHGLIDSYDVERGHAADENIRYSTRATNFMTPKSPIEALFRAETLRLAQDQPFARRMINSGRLSQPCHLSGFGPQTLGGGTVAPGTTLIDAPVGMDWLVSVLPLGLCLVGFGDVVLPDVAGLARIGVGQRAADYPCYPDRDGFAMERYGRDIAYLIRPDGYVAACFARPDAESVHKAMLRALGHPTTTEVT
- a CDS encoding sorbosone dehydrogenase family protein, translating into MDFIARATAIVGGAMVLLRRMSAPAPQAVGLTPDIPEARKQGIMTLKMPTAKGWEPGHTPTAAPGLKVNAFASNLAHPRWIEVLPNGDVLVAEALQQESKPKTLMGHAMQATMKRAKAVGQSANRISLWRDSDGDGVAETREVFLEGQNQPFGMALVDGTFYVGNTDGIVAFDYEDGATHVTGPGKRLVEFKPGGHWTRSLIVSPDRTKIYAGVGSLSNIADEGMEAEEGRAAIWELDLATGNARIFASGLRNAVGTAWEPVTGKLWTAVNERDGLGDETPPDYLTSVQDGGFYGWPYCYWGKTVDDRVPQDAAMVARAITPDYALGGHTASLGLCWMPAGTLPGFGDGMVIGQHGSWNRSILSGYRMIFVPFENGRPAGPPRDILWGFLSEDEKTSYGRPVGVAIGPDGTSLLMADDVGDVIWRVTGA
- a CDS encoding MBL fold metallo-hydrolase; translation: MSGFASQNDLDEKTISFTEIGDGLYAFTAEGDPNTGVIIGDESVMIVEAQATPRLARMVIEKVREVTDKPISHLVLTHYHAVRVLGASAYGTPEIIMSDTARAMVAERGQEDWDSEFGRFPRLFQGHEEIPGLTWPTTTFSDSMTVYLGKRRVDIMHLGRAHTAGDAVVWVPDQDVMFSGDIVEYHSACYCGDGHFSDWSDTLDNIAAFEPHSIAPGRGDALVGPEMVTKAISATRDFVLSTYKPVARVVARGGSLKEAWDACRAECDPKFADYAIYEHCLPFNVARAYDEARGIDTPRVWTAERDKEMWADLQG
- a CDS encoding DUF2783 domain-containing protein produces the protein MAKQIYDSQLGDATDDAYAVIMAAHDGLSEAQSHALNVRLVLLMANAIGSARAVEDLCQTARAYVD
- a CDS encoding hydroxypyruvate isomerase family protein, with amino-acid sequence MATFSANLGFLWTELSLPAAIRAAKAAGFDAVECHWPYDVSALTLAAVLHETGLPMLGLNTRRGDTGAGDNGLSALPDRVDEARAAIDEAIAYAVATDTASVHVMAGFAEGADAHNTFVTNLRYACDAAAPHGITILIEPLNRYDAPGYFLRTTDQALDLIVEVGATNLALMFDCYHVQLMEGDLSHRLRDLMRVIGHVQFASVPDRAAPDHGEVHYPHIFALLDELGYDRPLGAEYKPGGPTDATLGWMPGKAQSADKRRSAGRARKA
- the hmgA gene encoding homogentisate 1,2-dioxygenase, with the translated sequence MTDPTKISGLNQSADGPLLQSGYMPGFGNDFETEALPGALPQGRNSPQRCAYGLYGEQLSGTAFTAPSHQNERTWCYRIRPSVKHTGRFARIDMPYWKSAPHVDPDVTSLGQYRWDPVPHSDAALTWITGMRTMTTAGDVYTQTGMASHIYLVTRSMEDAYFYSADSEMLVVPQEGRLRFCTELGVIDLAPQEIAILPRGLVYRVELLDGPARGFVCENYGQKFDLPGRGPIGANCMANRRDFKTPVAAFEDRETPSTVTIKWQGQFHETRIGQSPLDVVAWHGNYAPVKYDLSTYCPVGAVLFDHPDPSIFTVLTAPSGVEGTANIDFVLFRERWGVAEDTFRPPWYHKNVMSELMGNIYGQYDAKPNGFAPGGMSLHNMMLPHGPDREAFEAASAADLKPHKLDNTMSFMFETRFPQHLTRFAAKEAPLQDDYIDCWTSLEKKFDGTPEGK
- a CDS encoding fumarylacetoacetate hydrolase family protein: MKIATLRIPVDRVSNTGTPDGQLVVVSDDLTGIEGMAAQSLQEWLDKGFGNVTRNHSLSFPDSGVHSPLPRAYQFLDGSAYVNHVELVRQARGAQMPDSFWHDPLMYQGGSDSFLAPTDDIVGDPDWGIDFEGEIAVITGFVPMGASREQAAEAIRFVMLCNDVSLRNLIPGELAKGFGFVQSKPACSFSPVAVTPDALPGWDGAKLHGVLRIDLNGEPFGRVDAGTDMTFDFPTLIAHAARTRNLAPGTIVGSGTVSNKLDGGPGKPVAQGGAGYACIAEQRMIETILTGAPTTPFLRPGDHVKIWMEDDNGASIFGAISQTVRHIKDKT